In a single window of the Serratia quinivorans genome:
- the sdaB gene encoding L-serine dehydratase 2: protein MVSVFDIFKIGIGPSSSHTVGPMKAGKLFVDELIASQQLMDTTRVVVDVYGSLSLTGKGHHTDIAIIMGLAGNLPHDVDIDGIAGFIRDVEQRGRLLLAKGHHEVDFPLQTSMNFNSDNLPLHENGMRISAFAGEQLLHSKTYYSTGGGFIVDEENFGLAAANPVQVPFPFNSARDLQQHCKDAGLSLSGLVMQNELALHSKAEIDAHFADVWQVMRAGIERGMNTEGLLPGPMKVQRRAAALRRLLVTGDKNNIDPMNVVDWINMFAFAVNEENAAGGRVVTAPTNGACGIIPAVLAYYDQFIRPVNPNSYSRYFLTSGVIGALYKMNASISGAEVGCQGEVGVACSMAAAGLAELMGGSPAQVCIAAEIAMEHHLGLTCDPLAGQVQVPCIERNAISAVKAVNAARMALRRTSEPRVCLDKVIETMYETGKDMNAKYRETSQGGLAIKVVACN from the coding sequence ATGGTCAGCGTTTTCGATATTTTCAAAATTGGTATTGGCCCATCCAGCTCCCACACCGTCGGCCCGATGAAAGCCGGCAAGCTGTTTGTCGATGAATTGATTGCCAGCCAGCAGTTGATGGATACCACTCGCGTGGTGGTGGACGTCTACGGTTCGCTGTCGCTGACCGGCAAAGGTCACCACACCGATATCGCCATTATCATGGGGTTGGCGGGTAACCTGCCGCACGATGTTGATATCGACGGTATCGCCGGTTTTATCCGCGACGTTGAACAACGCGGCCGCCTGTTGCTGGCAAAGGGCCACCACGAGGTTGATTTCCCGCTGCAAACCAGCATGAATTTCAACAGCGATAATTTACCGCTGCACGAAAACGGCATGCGCATCAGCGCCTTCGCCGGTGAACAACTGTTACACAGCAAAACCTATTACTCTACCGGCGGCGGTTTTATCGTCGATGAAGAAAACTTCGGCCTGGCTGCGGCCAATCCGGTTCAGGTCCCCTTCCCGTTCAACTCGGCGCGAGACTTGCAGCAACACTGTAAAGACGCCGGTTTGTCGTTGTCCGGCCTGGTGATGCAAAACGAATTGGCGCTGCACAGCAAGGCCGAGATCGACGCGCACTTCGCCGACGTCTGGCAGGTGATGCGCGCGGGCATCGAACGCGGTATGAACACCGAAGGTCTGTTGCCCGGCCCGATGAAGGTTCAACGCCGCGCCGCTGCCCTGCGCCGCCTGCTGGTGACCGGCGACAAGAACAATATCGATCCGATGAACGTGGTCGACTGGATCAATATGTTCGCCTTTGCCGTTAACGAAGAAAATGCTGCCGGTGGCCGTGTGGTCACCGCCCCGACCAACGGCGCCTGTGGCATCATCCCGGCGGTGCTGGCCTATTACGACCAGTTTATTCGCCCGGTAAACCCCAATTCCTACAGCCGTTATTTCCTGACGTCCGGTGTGATCGGTGCGCTGTACAAGATGAACGCTTCAATCTCCGGTGCCGAAGTGGGCTGTCAGGGCGAGGTGGGCGTCGCCTGCTCAATGGCCGCAGCAGGGTTGGCAGAATTGATGGGCGGCAGCCCGGCACAGGTTTGTATCGCGGCGGAGATCGCCATGGAGCACCACCTGGGGCTAACCTGCGATCCGCTGGCCGGTCAGGTTCAGGTACCCTGTATCGAACGTAACGCGATTTCCGCGGTGAAGGCGGTCAATGCCGCACGTATGGCGCTGCGCCGCACCAGTGAGCCGCGCGTGTGCCTGGATAAGGTGATCGAAACCATGTATGAGACGGGCAAAGACATGAACGCCAAGTACCGCGAGACATCGCAAGGGGGATTGGCGATCAAGGTAGTGGCCTGTAACTGA
- the dacC gene encoding D-alanyl-D-alanine carboxypeptidase dacC precursor, translating to MMKRNLPSTLKKLTFSVSILLLAVPVVQAAEAPAAPQVDAKAYVLMDYNSGKILAEGNADTRLDPASLTKIMSSYVIGQAIKAGKIKPEDMVTVGKDAWATGNPALRGSSLMFIKPGDQVPVMELNKGIVIQSGNDASIALADYVAGSQDSFVGLMNNYAKSLGLQNTHFLTVHGLDAEGQYSTARDMALLGQALIRDVPDEYALHKEKEFTFNKIRQVNRNRLLWSTNLSVDGIKTGYTGGAGHNLVASATDGPMRLISVVLGAPSDRIRFSESEKLLTWGFRFYETATPIKTDKPFVTQKVWFGDVGEVPLGVAKDAAVTIPKGQMKNLKASYKLNQPTLEAPLAKNQVVGTIDFQLDGKTIEQYPLVAMQEVKEGNFFSRIWDMVMMKLTQWFGSVFG from the coding sequence ATGATGAAAAGAAACTTACCTAGCACTCTGAAAAAATTAACTTTTAGCGTCAGCATACTGTTGCTGGCCGTACCTGTTGTTCAGGCGGCCGAAGCGCCGGCCGCGCCACAGGTTGACGCCAAGGCCTACGTGCTGATGGATTACAACAGCGGAAAAATCCTGGCGGAAGGCAATGCCGACACCCGTCTTGACCCCGCCAGCCTGACCAAGATCATGTCCAGCTATGTGATCGGCCAGGCGATCAAGGCCGGCAAGATTAAACCTGAGGATATGGTGACCGTGGGTAAGGACGCCTGGGCAACCGGCAACCCGGCGCTGCGCGGCTCCTCGTTGATGTTTATCAAGCCGGGCGATCAGGTGCCGGTCATGGAACTGAACAAGGGCATCGTCATTCAGTCGGGTAATGATGCCAGCATCGCGTTGGCTGATTATGTCGCGGGCAGTCAGGATTCGTTTGTTGGCTTGATGAACAACTACGCCAAATCTCTGGGCCTGCAGAATACCCATTTCCTGACGGTGCACGGCCTGGATGCGGAAGGGCAGTACAGCACCGCACGCGATATGGCGCTGCTCGGCCAGGCACTGATCCGCGATGTGCCGGATGAGTACGCTTTGCACAAAGAAAAAGAGTTCACCTTCAATAAAATTCGTCAGGTTAACCGCAACCGTCTGTTGTGGAGCACCAACCTGAGCGTTGATGGCATCAAAACCGGTTATACCGGTGGCGCCGGGCATAACCTGGTAGCCTCCGCTACCGACGGGCCAATGCGTTTGATTTCGGTAGTGCTGGGGGCGCCAAGCGACCGTATCCGCTTTAGTGAAAGTGAAAAACTGCTGACCTGGGGTTTCCGCTTCTACGAAACCGCCACGCCAATCAAGACTGACAAGCCGTTTGTGACCCAGAAAGTGTGGTTTGGCGACGTCGGTGAAGTGCCATTGGGCGTAGCGAAAGACGCAGCCGTTACCATCCCGAAAGGGCAGATGAAAAACCTGAAGGCCAGTTACAAGCTGAACCAGCCGACGCTGGAAGCCCCGCTGGCAAAAAATCAGGTGGTCGGCACCATTGATTTCCAGCTTGACGGTAAAACCATTGAGCAGTATCCGCTGGTGGCGATGCAGGAAGTGAAAGAAGGTAACTTCTTCAGCCGCATCTGGGACATGGTGATGATGAAGCTGACCCAGTGGTTCGGTAGCGTGTTTGGTTAA